TTTCAGCATGCGCACCGTTCCGAGCCGGAAAGAGTGAGACTCCGCGACGCGGCCGCCGGCGTAGACGACGATCTCGGTGCTGCCGCCGCCGACGTCGATGTGGAGGGAATCTTTCCAGTTTTCGCCGCCGGCCGTGGGAACGCCCGCCGCGTATATTATTTCCGCCTCCTCAAGGCCGGATATCACCTCCACGGAGATGCCGCTCTTTTCCCGGATCTCCTCGAGGACCTCGCCGCCGTTTTTCGCTTCGCGCATCGCGCTGGTGGCGCAGGCGCGGTAATCCTTCACATCGAAGGTCTTCATGAGATGGGCAAAGCCCTGCATCGCCTCGCAGAGCAGCGCGCGCCTGCGCGAGCTTATCCGCCCCTCGGTGAAGACGTCCTCGCCGAGACGCACGGGTACGCGCAGGAAAGCGACTTTCCGGCATTTCTTCGCGTCGCATGATTCTTCTATATTGCAGATCAGAAAGCGGACGGCGTTGCTCCCGATGTCGAGCGCCGCTATCGTATTCATATCTCTCATTGTTCTTCGTCCCCCTTTTCGGCGGCTTTCTTGTAAAAATCATGGAGGGCCA
The window above is part of the Cloacibacillus evryensis DSM 19522 genome. Proteins encoded here:
- a CDS encoding ethanolamine ammonia-lyase reactivating factor EutA, producing MRDMNTIAALDIGSNAVRFLICNIEESCDAKKCRKVAFLRVPVRLGEDVFTEGRISSRRRALLCEAMQGFAHLMKTFDVKDYRACATSAMREAKNGGEVLEEIREKSGISVEVISGLEEAEIIYAAGVPTAGGENWKDSLHIDVGGGSTEIVVYAGGRVAESHSFRLGTVRMLKNAVKEEEKELFKSELRKIGDKYQNLRMIGSGGNINKAQKLLNKRVGEPLNFVELRMLYDTLKKMTFEERIKNFKLNPYRADVIIPALKIFLTVSKLCRAPTIIVPQVGLVDGIISILHAKQSVKNR